A section of the Sedimentisphaera cyanobacteriorum genome encodes:
- a CDS encoding GntR family transcriptional regulator produces the protein MIINIDTHSGIPIYRQITGEIKNLILSGTLTAGEQMPSVRELSAQLRVNPMTVSKAYSNLEMEGFFERRRGVGMFVNPQSEELREENGEQIIKDSLKSTVSRARSFGISKAELARIVQNLYESYSKGENDE, from the coding sequence ATGATAATAAATATAGACACTCATTCAGGCATTCCGATATACCGGCAGATAACAGGCGAGATAAAGAACCTCATCCTTTCAGGGACGCTTACTGCGGGCGAGCAGATGCCGAGCGTACGTGAGCTTTCCGCTCAGCTTCGCGTAAATCCAATGACCGTTAGCAAGGCATACTCAAATCTTGAGATGGAAGGTTTCTTCGAGAGAAGACGCGGCGTCGGGATGTTTGTAAACCCTCAGTCTGAAGAGCTCAGGGAAGAAAACGGCGAACAGATAATCAAAGACAGCCTGAAGAGCACTGTATCCCGAGCAAGGTCTTTCGGTATCTCTAAAGCAGAGCTCGCCAGAATTGTTCAGAATTTATACGAAAGTTATTCAAAAGGAGAGAACGATGAATAA
- a CDS encoding ABC transporter ATP-binding protein translates to MNNIIQVSGLSKSFGKLKALKDISFSAGRGSIIGLMGANGCGKSTLLRNMIGLYLPDAGTSQVFGEQSCELSPQTLSRIGYVHQEGRLLNWMSIRQLLRYVRSHYQNWDENLEEKFIEWFDLEPKAVVGKLSPGKRQQTAILAAICHNPELLILDEPASALDPLARSRFLDLLLELLQNDGEKTIIISSHILSDIEKVIDRAVIMDKGRILKDCDFDKLKENIFKAVVENGAGADLTNLLLSGKIAHHRSDGTKTSLVLQDISRAEAEKILSEEKIDAEIIPLPLEEIYKVIAGKAEYVL, encoded by the coding sequence ATGAATAATATCATTCAAGTAAGCGGGCTCAGTAAAAGCTTCGGGAAGCTAAAGGCTCTTAAAGATATAAGCTTCTCGGCCGGGAGGGGCTCTATCATCGGGCTTATGGGAGCAAACGGCTGCGGAAAAAGCACGCTTCTGCGAAATATGATCGGGCTTTATCTGCCAGATGCAGGCACCTCGCAGGTGTTCGGCGAACAAAGCTGCGAGCTTTCCCCGCAAACGCTTTCACGAATCGGCTATGTCCATCAGGAGGGCAGGCTTCTAAACTGGATGAGCATAAGGCAGCTGCTGAGGTACGTTCGCTCGCACTACCAAAACTGGGATGAGAATTTGGAAGAGAAATTCATTGAATGGTTCGATCTGGAGCCGAAGGCGGTAGTAGGAAAGCTGTCCCCGGGAAAGAGGCAGCAGACAGCCATCCTCGCAGCAATCTGCCATAATCCGGAGCTCTTGATTCTCGACGAGCCGGCAAGCGCTCTCGATCCGCTTGCAAGGAGCAGATTTCTCGATCTTCTCCTTGAGCTTTTGCAGAATGACGGGGAGAAAACCATCATTATCTCATCGCACATACTCTCAGATATAGAGAAGGTAATAGACCGTGCAGTAATTATGGATAAGGGCAGAATCCTCAAAGACTGCGATTTTGACAAGCTCAAAGAGAATATATTCAAGGCTGTCGTAGAGAACGGTGCAGGGGCTGATTTAACTAACCTGCTTCTTTCAGGGAAGATTGCCCACCATCGCTCGGACGGGACAAAGACATCGCTCGTCCTTCAGGATATAAGCAGGGCGGAGGCTGAAAAAATCCTCTCTGAAGAAAAAATCGACGCTGAGATAATCCCTCTGCCTCTGGAAGAGATATACAAGGTAATAGCGGGAAAGGCGGAGTATGTATTATGA
- a CDS encoding IS30 family transposase: MGYGHLTIDERESILKMRSERKNMTDIAKLIGRNKGTISRELSRNISSTGEYKPHLAQRYYRRRRAESKQPYHLEENGRLRRYVIGKLKKYLSPEQISGRIEIDYPDDIQMRVSPLTIYSWVKRDKVDGGVFYKFLRQGRRKRRKKHGSNDKRGRIPNKRSISERPEVVDKRNRFGDWEGDSVSGKGHGSFIATLVERASRYLLSGRMKDKSAQSMNETTRRLFRKIPKSKRQTMTVDNGKEFAQFKEMEKTVGLCCYFADPYSSYQRGTNENTNGLLRQFFPKGTDFKKVSDKELDKVVALINNRSRKCLKYRTPNEVLWSDEKSCASD, translated from the coding sequence ATGGGCTATGGACATCTTACCATTGATGAACGGGAAAGCATATTAAAAATGCGTTCAGAACGAAAAAATATGACGGATATTGCCAAACTGATTGGTCGTAATAAAGGTACGATCAGCAGGGAACTGTCGCGTAATATCAGCTCAACAGGCGAGTATAAGCCTCATCTGGCGCAGCGGTATTATCGCAGGCGTAGGGCTGAATCCAAACAGCCTTATCACCTTGAAGAAAACGGACGGCTGAGGCGGTATGTGATTGGTAAACTCAAAAAATATCTGTCCCCTGAACAAATATCAGGCCGCATTGAGATAGACTATCCAGATGACATTCAAATGCGTGTAAGCCCTTTGACAATATATAGTTGGGTTAAACGAGACAAGGTTGACGGCGGTGTTTTTTACAAGTTTTTGCGTCAAGGCCGTCGCAAACGACGAAAGAAGCACGGCAGTAATGACAAGCGTGGCCGGATACCGAACAAACGTTCGATCAGTGAGCGTCCGGAGGTTGTTGACAAGCGTAATCGCTTCGGCGATTGGGAGGGTGACAGCGTCAGCGGTAAAGGACACGGTTCATTTATTGCAACACTTGTCGAGCGTGCAAGCCGCTATCTGCTCTCTGGCAGGATGAAAGATAAGAGTGCCCAGAGCATGAATGAAACCACCCGAAGGTTGTTCAGGAAGATACCAAAGTCCAAGCGTCAAACGATGACAGTTGACAATGGCAAGGAGTTTGCCCAGTTTAAAGAGATGGAAAAAACAGTCGGCCTATGCTGCTACTTTGCTGATCCATACAGTTCTTATCAGCGTGGAACTAATGAAAACACAAACGGCCTGCTTCGTCAGTTCTTCCCTAAGGGAACTGATTTTAAGAAAGTTAGTGATAAGGAACTTGACAAAGTTGTCGCCTTAATCAATAATCGATCAAGGAAATGTTTAAAATATCGGACACCAAATGAAGTGCTCTGGAGCGATGAAAAAAGTTGCGCTTCAGATTAA
- a CDS encoding SIR2 family protein, with translation MHTGKAGSRCSVDYFTLNYDTLIEDALFLEKIPVADGFNGGVTGWWDMRAYNSDEAAAKVFKVHGSVDWCLLDDDILPRRIRHSIKEEIDNEPVLIWPAATKYIESQRDPFAQILTKMRETLRPQQNEVILTIIGYSFGDAHINDELNRALLEADGRLTIIVCTEMEKPEQIWGD, from the coding sequence TTGCATACTGGTAAGGCAGGTTCCAGATGCTCTGTTGATTATTTTACTCTCAATTATGATACGTTGATTGAAGATGCGTTATTTTTGGAAAAAATCCCTGTTGCAGATGGTTTCAATGGAGGAGTAACAGGGTGGTGGGACATGAGAGCGTACAATTCTGATGAAGCGGCAGCAAAAGTTTTTAAGGTACATGGTTCTGTGGATTGGTGTCTTTTAGATGATGATATATTACCAAGGAGGATACGACATAGCATCAAAGAGGAAATTGATAACGAACCTGTGCTGATTTGGCCTGCAGCTACAAAATATATAGAATCACAACGCGATCCTTTTGCTCAGATATTGACTAAGATGCGAGAGACTCTAAGACCACAACAAAATGAGGTTATCCTAACTATAATCGGATACTCATTTGGAGACGCTCATATAAATGATGAATTAAATAGAGCTTTACTTGAAGCCGATGGCCGCTTAACAATTATTGTGTGTACTGAAATGGAAAAACCAGAACAAATATGGGGTGATTAG